Proteins co-encoded in one Pseudomonas fluorescens genomic window:
- the dnaB gene encoding replicative DNA helicase, which produces MNEISAPEQYDLQTAALKVPPHSIEAEQAVLGGLMLDNNAWERVLDQVSDGDFYRHDHRLIFRAIAKLADQNSPIDVVTLAEQLDKEGQTSQVGGLGYLGELAKNTPSVANIKAYAQIVRQRATLRQLIGISTEIADSAFNPEGRTAEEILDEAERQIFAIAEARPKTGGPVGVNDLLTKAIDRIDTLFNTADSITGLSTGYTDLDEKTSGLQPADLIIVAGRPSMGKTTFAMNLVENAVLRSDKVVLVYSLEMPGESLIMRMLSSLGRIDQTKVRSGQLEDDDWPRLTSAVNLLNDRKLFIDDTAGISPSEMRARTRRLVREHGDIGLIMIDYLQLMQIPGSSGDNRTNEISEISRSLKALAKEFNCPVVALSQLNRSLEQRPNKRPVNSDLRESGAIEQDADVIMFVYRDEVYHPETEHKGIAEIIIGKQRNGPIGFIRLAFIGKYTRFENLAPGSYNFDDDE; this is translated from the coding sequence ATGAACGAAATATCCGCTCCCGAGCAATACGATCTGCAAACCGCCGCGCTGAAGGTGCCGCCGCATTCCATCGAGGCCGAACAGGCCGTGCTCGGTGGTCTGATGCTGGACAACAACGCCTGGGAGCGCGTGCTCGATCAAGTCTCCGACGGCGATTTCTACCGGCATGACCACCGTCTGATTTTCCGTGCGATCGCCAAGCTGGCCGATCAGAACTCGCCGATCGACGTCGTGACCCTTGCCGAGCAACTGGACAAGGAAGGTCAGACCTCGCAAGTCGGCGGCCTGGGCTACCTCGGCGAACTGGCGAAGAACACGCCGTCCGTCGCCAACATCAAGGCCTATGCGCAGATCGTCCGCCAGCGTGCGACGTTGCGTCAGTTGATCGGCATCAGCACCGAAATTGCCGACAGCGCCTTCAACCCTGAAGGTCGTACCGCCGAGGAAATCCTCGACGAAGCCGAACGGCAGATTTTCGCGATTGCCGAGGCCCGGCCAAAAACCGGCGGCCCGGTGGGCGTGAATGACCTGTTGACCAAGGCCATCGACCGTATCGACACCCTGTTCAACACCGCTGACTCGATCACGGGCCTGTCCACCGGTTACACCGATCTGGACGAGAAGACCAGCGGCCTGCAACCGGCCGACCTGATCATCGTCGCCGGTCGTCCGTCGATGGGTAAGACGACTTTTGCGATGAACCTGGTGGAAAACGCCGTGTTGCGCAGCGACAAGGTGGTGCTGGTGTACTCCCTCGAGATGCCAGGCGAATCGCTGATCATGCGTATGCTGTCGTCCCTTGGGCGTATCGACCAGACCAAAGTGCGTTCCGGCCAACTGGAAGACGACGACTGGCCGCGTCTGACTTCGGCGGTCAACCTGCTCAACGACCGTAAACTGTTCATCGATGACACCGCCGGTATCAGCCCGTCGGAGATGCGTGCCCGGACCCGGCGTCTGGTGCGCGAGCACGGCGACATCGGCCTGATCATGATCGACTACCTGCAGCTGATGCAGATCCCTGGCTCCAGCGGTGACAACCGGACCAACGAGATTTCCGAGATCTCCCGATCGCTGAAAGCCCTGGCCAAGGAATTCAACTGCCCGGTGGTGGCTCTGTCGCAGCTCAACCGCTCCCTGGAACAGCGCCCCAACAAGCGCCCGGTGAACTCCGACTTGCGGGAATCCGGAGCGATCGAGCAGGACGCCGACGTGATCATGTTCGTGTACCGGGACGAGGTGTATCACCCGGAAACCGAGCACAAAGGCATCGCCGAAATCATCATCGGCAAACAGCGGAACGGCCCGATCGGCTTCATCCGTCTTGCCTTTATCGGCAAGTACACGCGCTTCGAAAACCTCGCGCCGGGCAGTTACAACTTCGACGACGATGAGTAA